GGATCACTTTCCAAGAATGGGGTCACGGAAAAGCCTGCCCCCGGAACCGGGTAGCCGGTGTAAATAGTATTACTGAAATCACCGGTGTCACCCAGATGATGGCCGGTCGCCATGGCGGAGGCATTGGCGGTGGTAAAGGTCGGAAATAAGGAATGGCTGTTATTGAAAGTGACGCCGGCATCGCGCAAGGCCGCCATGTTCGGTGCTGTTGCGGCGCTGACCATTTGGGCGCGCAAGCCATCGGGCACGAATAAGATGACATTATGCGGCTTGTCCGCGGCGTAAGCGGCCATACACAGCGTGGCGCTGATGACCAAAGCAATTGCTTGTTTGCGTTTACATTTCATGTATTTCTCCGAATTTGAAATCACCTTGCCCGGCTTGTCTTTGCCGAGCTACTGCCAGTCAATTTGATTTTATTGACGAAAATGAGAGGGGGATTATCAAGCAAAAGGCTTGAATGAGAGAAATATTTAAGGTCTGACGGTGAAAAATACTGTGTGTCTGTCGTGTTTTTACAGCAAAGCTAGGGACGTTATACAGCGGTCATAAACGAAGCTTACAATAGGGCTCTTAGGCCCTGCTGCGCCTCATTGCAAAGCTGGAGTTGCATTTTCTTTGTAATAAAAAAGCCCGATACACACGGTATCGAGCCTCTTGGGATTGCCACCAGCGAGCGAAGGCTAAGGCCGGTCGCTCAGAGCTTGATGTGTCACAAGCTCGTCACTTGCGTTTGATATAGTATTCGAATTCATTGCTGCTTTCCTGATGCGACAACAATTCGTTGCCGGTTTGTTTGGAAAACGCTTTGAAGTCACGCACTGAACCGGGGTCGGTTGCCAATACATGCAGCACTTCGCCGGTAATCATATCAGCTAAGGCTTTTTTTGTTTTCAAGATCGGCAGTGGGCAGTTGAGTCCGCGCGCGTCCAGTTCTTTATTGAATTGCATTATCTTTCCTTGTGCATCTGGGCACAGTGCACGATAAATAAATCGCCCGATACGATCAGGCCAGACCAAGTTTACTCTATGCACTAATTCTACCGGAATTTTCATTCGCATGGTGCAATGCAACACACTTACAACATTAGCTTATTCTTTGCACAATTAAAGCGCACTAAAATGTGGCAAATCGCTGCTATCAAGGCAAAATGTTTTGCTGCCAATCAATAAAATTTGGCACCAAGCCCTGTCCGCGCATCCAGTCAGCCAGCGCATAACCGGTGCCGGTGTTCCAAGGGCGTAATTTAGCCGGTGCAATCAGCCGGTATTCAAGCAAT
The sequence above is drawn from the Undibacterium sp. CCC3.4 genome and encodes:
- a CDS encoding sulfurtransferase TusA family protein, with amino-acid sequence MQFNKELDARGLNCPLPILKTKKALADMITGEVLHVLATDPGSVRDFKAFSKQTGNELLSHQESSNEFEYYIKRK